The following nucleotide sequence is from Parus major isolate Abel chromosome 4, Parus_major1.1, whole genome shotgun sequence.
AGCTGTCACTGTAAAGAAAGCATCTGTCACTTGTGGTAGGAATACTGCTTTTCACTCATTTACACATAAACTTCAGTATTCTCAGAGGAGTCCTTTATTAATCTTTGAGAAACAGACAAACACCCCTCTGTGTGCTGCCTTGCCTCTTAATTTGTTTGCAGGTCCTCTGTAGCAGAGAAGTAGAATATGAGGCTGCAAATGTCTCAAGAATCCTTTTGGTTGCTTATGGAGAATAGGGGCAGAGAGAAGTGGGGAGAGGTTTGCTCCCTGTCCTACACATCCAGGCAGGGTAAACAGCAGCACTATCAAACAGCAATAGTACTTAGACATGATGTCCTTGCACACTGACTAAACACTGACTGGCACTGAGAAagtgtaagatttttttttgatactGAAGGTCAGGTGGAACTAGGAAAAAGATTAAAGTCTGCACCATTTTGGTATGGTATGTCCACAAAGAGAGTGACTTTGCATTAATGCTTTCAGTAGTAGTCTCAGGTATTTGGTGGTATGAGGAGGAAGGGTACAGGACAAaattctcttctctgtggtcTCCCTACAGATTCCCAGGTGTGTTACTGAGTTTGCACCAAAGTCATGGGGATCAGGAGAGACACAGGCTCATGGATACATTTAAATATCATTATTTCCCCAACTTGCCATCACATGAGAGAAGATGACTAGGAGAGTAGCAGATGTGAAAACAAGTAAAAGTTGCTTCCTTTACCAAAGAGATTGCCAATCCTGGGATCCCTCCTCAGGAGCTCTGCATGGCTCCAGGGATGAAGGTTGCAGCTGCTTTGGCTTTGCCCACGTGCGCCACTGCCCTCAGGAAGTCAAATCTCTCTGAAGCAGAATAATGGAATAACTTacattggaaaagacctccaagatcattgagcccaaacattaaaatattttttaacatacCAAGGATCCCTTTGAGAATCAGCAGGTGCTCATTTAGCTTCTGCAAGACAGTTTTTACATTGTCCAAAGCTACAGGGCATCCAATGCTCCTCCGGTAACAGCAGAGAGAGCTTCTGCCCCCTTTAACCACTGTGGGAGTGCCCATCTCCCACATAGCTGGGCTGCATAGGTGGGATGAAAGATGGTTTTCAGCCATTATAGTCTTGTTCCTGCTGTACCTTTCTGGGGGAAGCAGGAGAAGTAGGAAGCTTCAAATTTCTGAGGTGTCAAAATGATACTTTGTATTGgtgtgaaaaaaattcaaaaaatctttaaattccGTGTTCCCCAATTCTCAGTTGTataaaaaggactttttctggttttgtggcATTCCCTATTCTCTCAATGTGTCTTTTGATTCCCTAGGTACACTTTCCTGCTACTCACACTCTTTCTTATTCCTGGGATTATAATGATGGTTGCGTATGGTCTAATTTCTTTGGAACTCTACAGAGGAATAAAATTTGATGCCAGCCAGAGAAAATCTTCACGAGGTAAcaatgcattttgttttggggtgggtttttttaagttacagTTGAAGATACGAGCAGTCATTTTGAGGCTAGTAAAAGGAAACCTTTCTGCTTGCAAAAGTGATCATTATGGTCAGTAATGTCATGAACTTGCCTGCCGCATTTCTTGATTACAGCTACTGTGCTGTTAGCAACTAAACCTCACCTATGGCTTGTTTGCAAACATTGAGGGCAGAATATATTACACTTCTAATTTGTTTATTATAGAAAtacaaaggtttttttctggccATGGATGAGGACCATTTTTATCAAAAAATGTCACAATTAAAATTGTCAAATTAAAATAGAATCATATAACCTCAAAAATCATCTTCTGTCCATACTGGACTAAGCAACATTCTTACACCTTTTGCATTGGTTTATGTAGAGGTAAGATGTGAGAATATCGGGAGACAGCGGATTCAGAGGAGCTGATAACCTGACTGACTCAGAAGCAGGCCAGTGCTTTCTTTGCAACAGTTGCTCAGTTACGAATTATGTTATTTAGATTTAAACtgcattcttcattttttatttggcTCACTGTCCAGAGATATTTTGCCAACCATTTAAACAGCACTTTATacatacagaaagaaaaataagtaccTGCAGCGCCAAATATGAGGATGGAGATGGATGTTAcctcaacaaaaccaaaagaaaaaggaaaatgccattgcagcagctctctgctaTGAGCCACAACAAAATAGAGAGAGTGAGAAGCAACAGCTCTTCTGCCAACTTAATGGCCAAGAAACTTGTCATCCGTATGCTGATGGTGatagtggttttgtttttcatctgctgGACTCCCATCTTCAGTGTCAATGCCTGGCGAGCCTTCGACACGGCTTCCGCAGACCGGCGTCTCTCGGGGGCTCCCATCTCCTTCATCCACTTGCTGTCCTACACTTCTGCCTGTGTGAACCCCATCATTTACTGCTTCATGAACAAGCGTTTCCGCATGGCCTTCCTGGCCACGTTCACCTGCTGTGCCAAGCAAAAGCCCCCCGCAATTCGGGGAGAGGCTGGTGatgaggaggaggggaaaacgACGAGGGCTTCCCTCTCCAAATGTTCTTACACACACATGTCTGCATCTGCACCCCCctgagctgcaccaggggagcCAATGCGTGGTGAATTGTCTGCTCTTGGAGAGTGACTGTGGCATCAGCTGAACGCCATTTAGCTCGGAGTTAATGAAACACTTCAGTTGACAGTAAACACAGCGAGAATTTTATGGGAAATTGATGCTATCACTGTCTGAGTGTTACATCACTTTCCCTTCAAAAGTACAAGGAAGGAAGAGAGCTCTGAAGATAAAGGACTTTATGAAAAGCCTTAGAAGTTGCTCTATTTGCATAAATTCCACTGCAAAAATTGGTGTCCTCTACATCAACAGCTTTGCTCAGTTTCCAGATGCAGTTCTGAGTATCTCTTAAAATTTCCAAGATGCAAATAGATTCTCCTCAAATATGAATATATGTAATGCAGTCTTCACTTCACTAGCTATGCCTCATAAGCAAAAATCTTTCTGTTACATTTGTAGTATCTTTTCACATTATTTTAGCTGAGGTAATACATGTTGAGATAATTTTGGTGTCACTCTCACAGAAATACTGGGGTGGCGAGAATGGGCTTGTCCATGTGAAATTAATgcttttaagtaaaataatttctttttttaaaataaaattaaaacaaatatcaTTGGCTTTGTGGGTGGAATGCATTCTTCACTCAGGCAATAGCATAACTTAAcataatttaatgtatttttcacttaaataaaCACCATAGAACAAGGACAAAGAAATGGCTTTCTTCTGTGCAGCTGAAAGCACTGACATATGCAAGTGGCAAGGTCTAAGATGAGCCACAAGGGCTTGTGTAGAAATTTCCCTGTGGGAAACACAGGGATAAATGTTTGGGATAAAGCAAAGAGGTATTTTACAGAAGATGCAGGACTGAAGACATAGGTTGGTGCCCATGGCAGTCACATTTTACAAATGCATTCACAGCCACTTCAGGCACGGCACTGCCAACATGGAAATAAAGGCATTGGGAGCAGAATGGCAGAAAGGGCAGATACAATGAGCAAAGGTTGAAAGGCTTTCTCAGAAAAGAGTTTTTCTAAACTTCAGAGCAGCTATTTTCTCCAATGACACGTCCTTGTAAACAGATTAACACAGAGTAAATCAGCTTTGAATGATGTAATTATTGGTGCTCTGTTGAGCAAGGGATCCAGTCTCCTTCCTGCGCAGCACACAGGTGAGTGTGGGTGTTCAGCTCTTGTCCTTTGCTCTGTGGAACTCAGTTACATCACTTGTTTTGGCTTGTGAAAATATCCTGTTGGAGATGCTACTATCTTCTAGCTGAATCAATATCATTATAAACCTTGTTATTAGACAGAGATTAAATTTGAGCACAGCGTGG
It contains:
- the CCKAR gene encoding cholecystokinin receptor type A, yielding MEIVDVSSFLGNGTNITDFLCDIILENDTFLCVDDAPYPSKDLHQIIRILLYCLIFLLSILGNILVITVLIRNKRMRTVTNTFLLSLAVSDLMLCLFCMPFTLIPNLLKDFIFGSAVCKTATYFMGVSVSVSTFNLVAISLERYSAICKPLQSRVWQTKSHALRVIAGTWCVSFTIMSPYPIYSKLVPFTKYNNTTANMCRLLWPSDVIQQSWYTFLLLTLFLIPGIIMMVAYGLISLELYRGIKFDASQRKSSRERKISTCSAKYEDGDGCYLNKTKRKRKMPLQQLSAMSHNKIERVRSNSSSANLMAKKLVIRMLMVIVVLFFICWTPIFSVNAWRAFDTASADRRLSGAPISFIHLLSYTSACVNPIIYCFMNKRFRMAFLATFTCCAKQKPPAIRGEAGDEEEGKTTRASLSKCSYTHMSASAPP